The proteins below are encoded in one region of Mya arenaria isolate MELC-2E11 chromosome 15, ASM2691426v1:
- the LOC128219171 gene encoding monocarboxylate transporter 12-like produces the protein MYKQTKPDVDSAEIIRERIEKQSHAYSNRGSELTTSENCDDILRTASDVTKGGTLEKAVVDKSSSYQNAGATELEPSFYDNAPDGGWGWAVTFAAFMVGVILDGISFSFGIFYRELLQYFEESKSLTSWIISVLNGTYLGIGPIASILVTVYGCRPVAIFGATLASVSFFMCTFSPNVRIMILVYGLLGGAGLGLLYLPAIVSVGHYFKRKRALATGIAVCGSGIGGFVFAPLSEFLIEKYTWKGAMMIISAIVLNGIPIAALLRSLEGSLTYSERKRKVESADRALKGNRLDDVSGDKPSNENSAKKCCNFDFSSTFDFELLKSPTFIVYGMSSFLCMLGFFIPFTYIPDLVNDMGMTSKQGAMIISIIGITNTVVRVFVGWLADRPWADALLINSVALLIGGAATMFVPMYDVFGVMATYAVVFGISIAVFVSYRSIIMAELLGIEKLTSSFGLVTMCQGLSAFIGAPIAGALSDEAGDYKGAFYLAGITIAFSGVICFPLRAINRWEKRREEARCYKMNGDVFSSDNEIHMTLTSRETLPV, from the exons ATGTATAAACAG ACAAAACCGGACGTAGACAGCGCAGAGATAATCAGGGAACGCATAGAGAAACAGTCGCATGCTTACAGTAATCGCGGCAGTGAATTGACTACTTCAGAAAATTGTGATGATATTTTAAGAACAGCCAGTGATGTTACAAAAGGTGGAACGCTTGAAAAGGCGGTGGTAGATAAAAGCAGTTCTTATCAAAACGCTGGGGCTACGGAACTAGAACCGAGTTTTTATGACAACGCGCCGGACGGGGGATGGGGGTGGGCGGTGACTTTTGCAGCGTTTATGGTGGGCGTGATTTTGGACGGAATCTCGTTTTCGTTCGGGATTTTCTACAGGGAGCTGCTTCAATACTTTGAGGAGAGCAAGAGTCTCACTTCCTGGATTATCTCTGTGCTAAACGGAACCTACCTCGGCATAG GTCCTATAGCGAGTATCCTGGTGACGGTGTATGGATGCCGACCCGTGGCTATATTCGGAGCCACCCTTGCCTCCGTCTCGTTCTTTATGTGTACGTTTTCCCCCAATGTTCGCATCATGATCCTCGTCTATGGCCTATTGGGAG GTGCTGGTCTTGGGCTGCTGTACCTCCCTGCCATCGTTTCCGTCGGTCACTATTTCAAAAGAAAGCGCGCCCTCGCTACCGGCATTGCCGTGTGTGGAAGTGGCATCGGCGGCTTCGTGTTTGCGCCGCTTAGCGagtttttaatagaaaaatacacGTGGAAGGGTGCCATGATGATCATTTCCGCCATTGTGCTCAACGGAATCCCTATAGCCGCCCTCTTAAGATCCCTCGAGGGCTCGCTTACTTACTCTGAACGGAAGCGGAAGGTTGAGAGCGCCGATCGCGCTTTGAAGGGAAACCGGTTAGACGATGTTTCCGGTGATAAACCCTCGAATGAAAATTCTGCAAAAAAGTGTTGTAACTTCGATTTCTCATCCACGTTCGATTTTGAGCTCCTAAAAAGCCCGACATTTATTGTATATGGGATGTCATCATTTTTATGCATGCTTG GTTTCTTCATACCGTTCACATACATTCCTGATCTGGTAAACGACATGGGAATGACGTCAAAGCAAGGTGCTATGATTATATCAATAATCGGCATAACTAACACTGTGGTGCGTGTGTTTGTCGGCTGGTTGGCGGACCGACCCTGGGCAGATGCTCTTTTAATCAATAGTGTTGCTCTATTGATAGGGGGCGCTGCCACCATGTTTGTACCCATGTACGATGTGTTTGGCGTTATGGCGACGTATGCAGTCGTTTTTGGGATAAGTATAG CCGTGTTCGTATCTTATCGCTCTATCATCATGGCTGAACTGTTGGGTATAGAGAAACTAACGTCCTCTTTTGGGCTCGTCACCATGTGTCAGGGCTTATCAGCATTTATTGGAGCCCCCATAGCAG GCGCGTTGTCGGACGAGGCAGGCGACTACAAAGGGGCATTCTATCTGGCTGGAATCACAATCGCTTTTTCCGGTGTCATCTGCTTCCCGCTACGCGCAATCAACCGCTGGGAGAAACGGCGGGAAGAGGCGCGTTGCTACAAGATGAACGGGGACGTGTTCTCCTCCGACAATGAGATCCACATGACATTAACAAGTCGTGAGACTCTTCCAGTATGA